The nucleotide sequence CTGTTTGCAATGAACACCTGATCGCCCGCTGGCTGGGCGCACACGGGGAGGAACGAGGATGAGTGATAAAACCAACAACAGCCCCGCCTATCTTTTTGAACCAAAATCCCCTTTGGTCTTTCGTACAGGCAGACCCTTTGATCAGGCCGGTGACCCGGTTTCTTTGGACTTTCCCCTGCCCTCGACCCTTGCCGGGGCCTGTCGGACTGCAATCGGTGACGTAAAGAATCAACTTGAGGAGGGCGGGTTCAATTTCACCCAAAGAGGGGCTGAGCTGAAGGGGATTCCCGTGCATGGGCCACTGGCCGCCCTGATCACCGAAGAGGGAGCGGAGCCGCTTTTCCCGAAACCGGCAGATGCCGTGTATATGCGAAAAGAAAGCAAGAAGGAAGATCCAGAGAGGAACAAGATAGAAACTGAAATCTTGCAATTGATCCCTGAAGATGCCGGGGCAGATACCTGGTCCGACCTACCCAAAGGATTATTGCCTGTTTATCCAGAAAAGGAACTTGCGGGTAAGCCTTATAAAGACAAAAAAAATGCCCGTTGGTGGTGCCAAGATCGGCTCACTGATTGGTTACTGAATAACGAAAACCTCAAGAAAATTGCCCCTAAAAATTTAGGCTGGTCAGGCCCGCAAAAAGAACTGCGCACCCATGTGCAGCTGGAATCAAAAACCTTGGCTGCTGCGCCCAGCCAACTCTTTCAGACCAATAATCTCTCTTTCGCTCCCGGACGATTAAACAAGGATGAGAACAGGCACGAGGGCTGGACCGAGGAACAGTACGGTCTGCTGGCCCATCTGCCGAATGATGACCTGAAAGGTACGTCACAGCTTTTCCGCCGTATCGGGGGCGAGGGCCGAATTGCGCATATGAAGCAGCATGCTGAAGGTTGGCCGGGAATCCCGGAAGCACTTTCCTCTGAGCTGGGTAAGCTGGAACAGGACAAAGAAATCCGAGGTATCCGCCTTGTCTTGGCAACCCCGGCTTTATTCACCTACGGCTGGCGACCGGGCTGGATCGAAGATGATATGACGGGCTGTCCGCCGGGCTTTTCTAAAGATTCGGAACCCCGTATCCGCCTTCGCCTCCGGGCCTTTGTCACCCCGCGCTGGGAGCCGGTTTCCGGTTGGGATTTGGTGAAAAATTCTCAAGATAATACTGAAGATAAACAGGAGAAAAAGGGACCAGGTGCTGCCCGTGCTGTTCGCCGGATGGTGCCTGCCGGTGCTGTGTACTGGTTTGAGGTCAGAGCAGGTCACGAACATCTCCCTGAACTGTGGCTACAACCTATCAGTGACCTCGAACAAGATCAAAATGACGGCTACGGCTTAGTTCTGCCGGGTATCTGGAAAAGATAATAAACCGCACAGGAGAAAATATTATGGAAACGATGTGTTACTATATCCACGCATTAACCGCCCTCCATGCGGGAACAGGCCAGGGTGTCGGGGTGGTGGACCTGCCCATTGCCCGGGAAAAATCCACTGGCCTGCCCATTGTGCCGGGCAGTGGGATCAAGGGGGTGTTGCGGGAGGAGTTGAATCCTTCAAATCCCGGAACGGACGACCTCCAACCTTGTAAAGATGAACATGGACAAGATCAATCAGCTGAAGAATGCTGGTTAACTTTGTTCGGGCCGGATGCCAAGAATGTTGAAACAGGAAAAGAAGGCAGCGGTTTTGCCGGGGCCTTGAATATCCAGGATGCCCAGCTGCTCTGCCTGCCGGTGCGCTCGGTGTACGGGGTCTTTGCCTGGGTAACCTGCCCGTTTATCCTGCAACGATACAAGCGGGATCTGGAGCAAATTCACTGCTCCTCTCTGCCGGAATTTCCTGCTCTGCCGCAACAGGAGCGTGGTTCAGAGGAGGCTCCCTTAGTATTGACTGCCCCAGGAAGTGCGCTGGCCCCTTCCGGCAAGGTCTTTCTTGAAGATCTCGACTTT is from Candidatus Electrothrix sp. GW3-4 and encodes:
- a CDS encoding type III-B CRISPR module-associated Cmr3 family protein, yielding MSDKTNNSPAYLFEPKSPLVFRTGRPFDQAGDPVSLDFPLPSTLAGACRTAIGDVKNQLEEGGFNFTQRGAELKGIPVHGPLAALITEEGAEPLFPKPADAVYMRKESKKEDPERNKIETEILQLIPEDAGADTWSDLPKGLLPVYPEKELAGKPYKDKKNARWWCQDRLTDWLLNNENLKKIAPKNLGWSGPQKELRTHVQLESKTLAAAPSQLFQTNNLSFAPGRLNKDENRHEGWTEEQYGLLAHLPNDDLKGTSQLFRRIGGEGRIAHMKQHAEGWPGIPEALSSELGKLEQDKEIRGIRLVLATPALFTYGWRPGWIEDDMTGCPPGFSKDSEPRIRLRLRAFVTPRWEPVSGWDLVKNSQDNTEDKQEKKGPGAARAVRRMVPAGAVYWFEVRAGHEHLPELWLQPISDLEQDQNDGYGLVLPGIWKR
- the cmr4 gene encoding type III-B CRISPR module RAMP protein Cmr4 encodes the protein METMCYYIHALTALHAGTGQGVGVVDLPIAREKSTGLPIVPGSGIKGVLREELNPSNPGTDDLQPCKDEHGQDQSAEECWLTLFGPDAKNVETGKEGSGFAGALNIQDAQLLCLPVRSVYGVFAWVTCPFILQRYKRDLEQIHCSSLPEFPALPQQERGSEEAPLVLTAPGSALAPSGKVFLEDLDFQVADDSAGQTTVGQLAERIAGAVFSTDADWKKFFKERFLIIPDNVFSFLAETATEVRARIKLKEGTRTVEEGALWYEENLPAETLLWGIIGCDRSRRDKDGPNADQLMQHFRDEIGMEKSLQIGGNATVGRGRVRWIPGPVGG